In Pomacea canaliculata isolate SZHN2017 linkage group LG12, ASM307304v1, whole genome shotgun sequence, a single genomic region encodes these proteins:
- the LOC112577425 gene encoding adenosine deaminase AGSA-like, translated as MAKKLVDKLIVEEKKRLITSAHLNKAPFPPRDNFFLSRAEMETTTAFKVLREMPKGGVLHVHDEAITSIDWVVKNVTYRPNCYMCVDSSYNVAFHFFSIPPQNTDCPWKLVSEYRRQSMDAEAFDQRLHANLTLLAASRDVHAAYPNSDAAWEEFTAYFRKIEGLMLYAPVFQDYLYEGLRQFREDGVQYLEIRALLPQVYELDGKTHDKATVLGIYKKVINQFVADFPDFTGARIINIAVRYKEKSLMLEDIKQAAALYQSDPGFMVGFDLVGHEDLLYPLSYYFEELLYPYQQNPPIQLPYFFHAGETNWEGTAVDYNLLDAILLGTKRIGHGFSLLKHPLLMEKVKEMNIAVEVNPISNQILKLVDDLRNHPGAVLIANGFPVVISSDDPVVWGALPLTHDFYVTFMTMMGADMGLATLKKLALNSLEYSALSQTEKHDAIHAWKLKWDSFISNTIQKYDLKHLFPVG; from the exons ATGGCAAAG AAGCTGGTGGACAAGCTGATAGTGGAGGAGAAGAAACGCTTGATCACATCGGCACATCTGAATAAAGCCCCGTTTCCACCCAGAGACAATTTCTTCTTGTCCCGTGCTGAGATGGAAACGACGACGGCGTTCAAAGTCCTCCGCGAGATGCCAAAGG GAGGCGTGCTGCACGTCCATGACGAAGCGATTACGAGCATCGACTGGGTCGTTAAGAATGTCACCTATCGACCTAACTGCTACATGTGCGTGGACTCCTCCTACAACGTCGCATTTCACTTTTTCTCCATCCCTCCCCAAAACACAG attgCCCTTGGAAGTTGGTGAGTGAGTACAGACGACAGTCCATGGATGCAGAAGCTTTTGATCAAAG ATTACACGCGAACCTGACCCTCTTGGCGGCCTCGCGGGACGTGCACGCGGCCTACCCCAACTCTGACGCCGCGTGGGAGGAGTTCACGGCCTACTTCCGGAAGATAGAAGGCCTGATGCTGTATGCTCCAGTCTTTCAGGACTACCTGTACGAGGGCCTGAGGCAGTTCCGGGAGGATGGAGTGCAGTACCTGGAGATTCGCGCCCTCCTTCCGCAG GTATATGAGTTGGATGGCAAAACACACGACAAAGCCACGGTGCTCGGCATTTACAAGAAAGTCATCAACCAGTTCGTAGCGGATTTTCCTGATTTCACGGGCGCACGTATCATCAACATTGCTGTTag GTACAAAGAGAAGTCGCTGATGCTGGAAGATATCAAACAGGCGGCAGCCTTATATCAGTCGGACCCTGGTTTCATGGTGGGTTTCGACCTTGTCGGACATGAGGACCTGCTTTATCCTCTGTCTTACTACTTCGAAGAGTTGCTTTACCCCTACCAACAGAACCCACCTATTCAGCTCCCCTACTTCTTCCACGCCGGAGAGACTA ACTGGGAAGGAACGGCCGTGGACTACAACCTACTGGACGCCATCTTGCTTGGAACCAAGCGTATCGGTCATGGCTTTTCTTTGCTTAAGCATCCGCTTCTAATGGAGAAGGTCAAAGAAATGAACATTGCCGTGGAAGTCAATCCGATTTCGAACCAG ATACTGAAGCTGGTCGACGACTTGAGGAACCATCCGGGAGCGGTCCTCATCGCCAACGGCTTTCCGGTGGTTATCAGTTCCGATGATCCGGTCGTGTGGGGCGCGCTGCCCTTGACACATGACTTCTACGTTACTTTCATGACAATGATGGGGGCCGACATGGGGCTGGCCACACTCAAGAAGCTGGCTCTCAATTCACTGGA GTACAGCGCACTTTCACAAACTGAGAAGCACGACGCCATCCATGCTTGGAAGCTGAAATGGGACAGTTTTATCAGCAACACCATACAGAAGTACGATTTGAAACATTTATTCCCCGTTGGCTAA